From a region of the Arachis ipaensis cultivar K30076 chromosome B09, Araip1.1, whole genome shotgun sequence genome:
- the LOC107616298 gene encoding egg cell-secreted protein 1.2-like gives MAHYTNHNVYIVTIILVATTLASNATTSMSESAHPSLATRLKVDGEPESINCWDSLFQLQACTGEVIMFFLNGETYLGPSCCHAIIIVGHDCWPQMLASLGFSAEETDILQGYCDAEQQHHHHYSPPSPPSPPPSSSFPLRHAITNNS, from the coding sequence ATGGCTCATTACACAAACCACAATGTTTACATTGTAACAATTATTCTTGTTGCAACAACCTTAGCTTCCAATGCAACAACATCAATGAGTGAAAGTGCACATCCAAGCTTAGCAACAAGGTTGAAGGTGGATGGAGAGCCGGAAAGTATAAATTGTTGGGATTCATTGTTCCAACTTCAAGCATGCACGGGTGAGGTCATAATGTTCTTCCTCAATGGTGAGACATACTTAGGACCTAGTTGTTGTCATGCCATAATAATTGTTGGACATGATTGTTGGCCTCAGATGCTTGCTTCTCTTGGATTCAGTGCCGAAGAGACTGATATTCTCCAAGGTTATTGTGATGCCGAACAACAACACCATCACCACTATTCTCCTCCATCTCCACCATctcctcctccatcatcatcattTCCTCTTCGTCATGCAATCACCAATAATAGCTAA